In Fundulus heteroclitus isolate FHET01 chromosome 8, MU-UCD_Fhet_4.1, whole genome shotgun sequence, a genomic segment contains:
- the il6st gene encoding interleukin-6 receptor subunit beta isoform X4 — MSSMLLQLFRLSFIASVLHAEHEYGSYLVIAPQSSVVEIGTNFTATCVITNTDEVTADDLYWNRSLSSVVPKEYYTKINVSALAVTIPITSRESEWLFCLANKKSAFVLLNKSKFMNGIWLKKRYPPKRATNISCVAEQKENEPSFPVLSCTWETVGHQTKDEQTTYTLMVEFPTETYTSSPTPHNKASVSFGSFPHHMNLDIWVVSQSSLGKIESEHLRQDAHYFVKTSAPSNVKVIVEQSFPTSLLVKWQHPIDQVYIKLTSQIRFCQDGSLDWRYVDVPNADTSVQTSFRLQDLQPGKDYVIQVRCKNVRRNRGYWSDWSDSVTEKTPEDRPTSKPDLWWKSENGEAQLICKEPKFSNGRITAYSIKLRYTKKEGEQEIIPVNGSGTQQSVDQKPVTLLKRISLADKPSVRVCVAAINSVGTSPEACLHIPAKPSGTQTVEGMNVSTLDGQMFVEWKQPNSAAVTEYVIEWMSNGKIDWQRERNSTNKTAIKGKLQPYVCYNVSVYPIQSGFIRKPARLEAYLKQGAPSEGPSTQSNPAYYSAELWWNPIPLDKRRGFITNYTIFYQKDHQLKNITVPGNITSYDLTNLSGNTKYDVWITASTIAGSGKGISHSFTTLKYAPEMVAGVVVGVSLGFLFFVLMTTLLCFYKKEVIKKNLWPQIPNPGESTIGNWSPDYPSKVETPKENCVTGVCVLNVGVCEVTPGFEEDKTSLSLKKDKYLSEEHSSGIFGSSCMSSPRQSVSDSDEGPDLADSTASTVQYSSVVASSGYKGQNPAPQPQHSIFSRSESTQPLLDSEEHPDIVQEGSRQVQCSPRESLFTHGAENQNTIESDNCRLLGMEQHDFCPLKEEAEQTTESDSQSADAESASPLSSYMPQLGGYRPQ; from the exons ACCCAAAGAATACTACACAAAGATCAATGTTTCAGCACTAGCTGTGACCATCCCCATCACCAGCAGAGAATCAGAGTGGCTTTTTTGTCTTGCCAACAAAAAGTCTGCCTTTGTGCtcctgaataaaagcaaattcaTGAATGGGATCTGGCTCAAAAAACGCT ATCCCCCAAAGAGAGCAACAAACATCTCCTGTGTAGCAGAGCAGAAGGAGAATGAACCGAGCTTCCCGGTTTTGAGTTGTACGTGGGAAACAGTCGGTCATCAAACCAAGGATGAACAAACAACGTACACACTGATGGTGGAATTTCC TACTGAAACATATACTTCATCTCCGACACCTCACAACAAGGCCTCTGTGTCTTTTGGAAGTTTCCCCCATCATATGAACCTGGATATTTGGGTGGTGTCCCAAAGTTCACTTGGAAAGATTGAGTCTGAGCATCTGAGACAGGATGCACATTACTTTG TGAAAACATCTGCTCCATCCAATGTGAAAGTCATCGTAGAACAGAGCTTTCCTACTTCGCTTCTCGTAAAGTGGCAACATCCTATTGATCAAGTATATATAAAACTGACGTCTCAAATCCGATTCTGCCAAGATGGATCCCTTGACTGGCGCTATGTGGAT GTACCTAATGCAGATACATCCGTCCAAACTTCCTTCAGACTGCAGGATCTTCAACCAGGCAAAGATTATGTCATTCAGGTGCGCTGCAAAAACGTTAGGCGGAACCGTGGCTACTGGAGCGACTGGAGTGACAGTGTTACTGAAAAAACACCAGAGGATC GACCTACAAGTAAACCAGATTTGTGGTGGAAGTCTGAGAACGGAGAAGCACAGCTCATTTGTAAG GAACCCAAATTTTCCAATGGAAGGATAACTGCTTACAGCATAAAATTGAGGTACACCAAAAAGGAAGGGGAGCAAGAGATTATCCCAGTTAACGGGTCTGGAACCCAGCAAAGCGTTGATCAAAAGCCGGTCACTTTGCTTAAAAGGATTTCCCTGGCTGACAAACCTTCCGTAAGAGTGTGCGTCGCTGCCATTAATTCTGTGGGGACATCTCCAGAGGCATGTTTGCACATCCCTGCAAAACCATCTG GGACACAAACAGTGGAAGGAATGAATGTGTCAACCCTGGATGGTCAGATGTTTGTGGAATGGAAACAGCCCAACAGCGCGGCTGTAACTGAATATGTGATCGAGTGGATGAGCAATGGAAAAATAGACTGGCAAAGGGAAAGAAACAGCACCAACAAAACAGCAATTAAAG GGAAGCTTCAGCCCTATGTTTGCTACAACGTGTCGGTGTATCCGATACAGTCAGGATTTATTAGGAAGCCAGCACGCTTAGAGGCCTATTTGAAGCAAGGAG CTCCTTCAGAGGGCCCTAGTACCCAGAGCAACCCAGCATATTATAGTGCAGAACTCTGGTGGAATCCCATTCCACTGGACAAGAGACGGGGCTTCATCACAAACTACACAATCTTCTACCAAAAGGACCATCAACTTA AAAACATAACTGTCCCAGGTAACATCACCTCCTACGATCTGACTAATCTGTCGGGCAACACCAAGTATGATGTGTGGATCACAGCTTCAACCATCGCAGGCTCAGGAAAAGGCATCAGTCACTCATTCACCACTCTGAAATATG CACCAGAAATGGTGGCAGGCGTTGTGGTTGGAGTGAGCCTGGGCTTTCTGTTCTTCGTTCTCATGACTACCCTGCTGTGCTTCTACAAAAAAGAGGT AATAAAGAAGAACCTCTGGCCACAGATTCCTAACCCTGGTGAGAGCACCATTGGAAACTGGTCTCCTGATTATCCTTCAAAG GTGGAGACCCCAAAGGAAAACTGTGTCACAGGTGTCTGTGTGCTTAATGTTGGTGTCTGTGAAGTAACGCCTGGCTTTGAAGAGGACAAGACCAGTCTGTCTCTGAAGAAGGACAAGTACCTGTCTGAGGAGCACAGCAGCGGTATTTTTGGCTCCTCATGCATGTCCTCGCCTCGCCAGAGTGTCTCTGACAGCGACGAGGGCCCTGACCTTGCTGACTCCACAGCCAGCACTGTTCAGTACTCCTCTGTTGTGGCTTCCAGTGGTTACAAGGGGCAGAACCCTGCCCCCCAACCGCAGCATTCCATTTTTTCCCGGTCTGAGTCCACGCAGCCGCTGCTGGACTCGGAGGAGCACCCAGACATTGTGCAGGAGGGATCCAGACAGGTCCAGTGTTCTCCCAGAGAGTCGTTATTTACTCATGGTGCAGAGAACCAGAACACTATTGAGTCTGATAATTGCAGGCTGCTGGGAATGGAACAGCATGACTTCTGTCCCCTCAAAGAGGAGGCTGAGCAGACCACAGAGTCAGACAGCCAGTCAGCTGATGCTGAGTCGGCCTCCCCATTGTCTAGCTATATGCCTCAGTTGGGTGGTTACAGACCTCAGTAA
- the il6st gene encoding interleukin-6 receptor subunit beta isoform X3: protein MSSMLLQLFRLSFIASVLHAEHEKTSDLSVVQQTVMDTFHMEEYGSYLVIAPQSSVVEIGTNFTATCVITNTDEVTADDLYWNRSLSSVVPKEYYTKINVSALAVTIPITSRESEWLFCLANKKSAFVLLNKSKFMNGIWLKKRYPPKRATNISCVAEQKENEPSFPVLSCTWETVGHQTKDEQTTYTLMVEFPTETYTSSPTPHNKASVSFGSFPHHMNLDIWVVSQSSLGKIESEHLRQDAHYFVKTSAPSNVKVIVEQSFPTSLLVKWQHPIDQVYIKLTSQIRFCQDGSLDWRYVDVPNADTSVQTSFRLQDLQPGKDYVIQVRCKNVRRNRGYWSDWSDSVTEKTPEDRPTSKPDLWWKSENGEAQLICKEPKFSNGRITAYSIKLRYTKKEGEQEIIPVNGSGTQQSVDQKPVTLLKRISLADKPSVRVCVAAINSVGTSPEACLHIPAKPSGTQTVEGMNVSTLDGQMFVEWKQPNSAAVTEYVIEWMSNGKIDWQRERNSTNKTAIKGKLQPYVCYNVSVYPIQSGFIRKPARLEAYLKQGAPSEGPSTQSNPAYYSAELWWNPIPLDKRRGFITNYTIFYQKDHQLKNITVPGNITSYDLTNLSGNTKYDVWITASTIAGSGKGISHSFTTLKYAPEMVAGVVVGVSLGFLFFVLMTTLLCFYKKEVIKKNLWPQIPNPGESTIGNWSPDYPSKVETPKENCVTGVCVLNVGVCEVTPGFEEDKTSLSLKKDKYLSEEHSSGIFGSSCMSSPRQSVSDSDEGPDLADSTASTVQYSSVVASSGYKGQNPAPQPQHSIFSRSESTQPLLDSEEHPDIVQEGSRQVQCSPRESLFTHGAENQNTIESDNCRLLGMEQHDFCPLKEEAEQTTESDSQSADAESASPLSSYMPQLGGYRPQ from the exons ACCCAAAGAATACTACACAAAGATCAATGTTTCAGCACTAGCTGTGACCATCCCCATCACCAGCAGAGAATCAGAGTGGCTTTTTTGTCTTGCCAACAAAAAGTCTGCCTTTGTGCtcctgaataaaagcaaattcaTGAATGGGATCTGGCTCAAAAAACGCT ATCCCCCAAAGAGAGCAACAAACATCTCCTGTGTAGCAGAGCAGAAGGAGAATGAACCGAGCTTCCCGGTTTTGAGTTGTACGTGGGAAACAGTCGGTCATCAAACCAAGGATGAACAAACAACGTACACACTGATGGTGGAATTTCC TACTGAAACATATACTTCATCTCCGACACCTCACAACAAGGCCTCTGTGTCTTTTGGAAGTTTCCCCCATCATATGAACCTGGATATTTGGGTGGTGTCCCAAAGTTCACTTGGAAAGATTGAGTCTGAGCATCTGAGACAGGATGCACATTACTTTG TGAAAACATCTGCTCCATCCAATGTGAAAGTCATCGTAGAACAGAGCTTTCCTACTTCGCTTCTCGTAAAGTGGCAACATCCTATTGATCAAGTATATATAAAACTGACGTCTCAAATCCGATTCTGCCAAGATGGATCCCTTGACTGGCGCTATGTGGAT GTACCTAATGCAGATACATCCGTCCAAACTTCCTTCAGACTGCAGGATCTTCAACCAGGCAAAGATTATGTCATTCAGGTGCGCTGCAAAAACGTTAGGCGGAACCGTGGCTACTGGAGCGACTGGAGTGACAGTGTTACTGAAAAAACACCAGAGGATC GACCTACAAGTAAACCAGATTTGTGGTGGAAGTCTGAGAACGGAGAAGCACAGCTCATTTGTAAG GAACCCAAATTTTCCAATGGAAGGATAACTGCTTACAGCATAAAATTGAGGTACACCAAAAAGGAAGGGGAGCAAGAGATTATCCCAGTTAACGGGTCTGGAACCCAGCAAAGCGTTGATCAAAAGCCGGTCACTTTGCTTAAAAGGATTTCCCTGGCTGACAAACCTTCCGTAAGAGTGTGCGTCGCTGCCATTAATTCTGTGGGGACATCTCCAGAGGCATGTTTGCACATCCCTGCAAAACCATCTG GGACACAAACAGTGGAAGGAATGAATGTGTCAACCCTGGATGGTCAGATGTTTGTGGAATGGAAACAGCCCAACAGCGCGGCTGTAACTGAATATGTGATCGAGTGGATGAGCAATGGAAAAATAGACTGGCAAAGGGAAAGAAACAGCACCAACAAAACAGCAATTAAAG GGAAGCTTCAGCCCTATGTTTGCTACAACGTGTCGGTGTATCCGATACAGTCAGGATTTATTAGGAAGCCAGCACGCTTAGAGGCCTATTTGAAGCAAGGAG CTCCTTCAGAGGGCCCTAGTACCCAGAGCAACCCAGCATATTATAGTGCAGAACTCTGGTGGAATCCCATTCCACTGGACAAGAGACGGGGCTTCATCACAAACTACACAATCTTCTACCAAAAGGACCATCAACTTA AAAACATAACTGTCCCAGGTAACATCACCTCCTACGATCTGACTAATCTGTCGGGCAACACCAAGTATGATGTGTGGATCACAGCTTCAACCATCGCAGGCTCAGGAAAAGGCATCAGTCACTCATTCACCACTCTGAAATATG CACCAGAAATGGTGGCAGGCGTTGTGGTTGGAGTGAGCCTGGGCTTTCTGTTCTTCGTTCTCATGACTACCCTGCTGTGCTTCTACAAAAAAGAGGT AATAAAGAAGAACCTCTGGCCACAGATTCCTAACCCTGGTGAGAGCACCATTGGAAACTGGTCTCCTGATTATCCTTCAAAG GTGGAGACCCCAAAGGAAAACTGTGTCACAGGTGTCTGTGTGCTTAATGTTGGTGTCTGTGAAGTAACGCCTGGCTTTGAAGAGGACAAGACCAGTCTGTCTCTGAAGAAGGACAAGTACCTGTCTGAGGAGCACAGCAGCGGTATTTTTGGCTCCTCATGCATGTCCTCGCCTCGCCAGAGTGTCTCTGACAGCGACGAGGGCCCTGACCTTGCTGACTCCACAGCCAGCACTGTTCAGTACTCCTCTGTTGTGGCTTCCAGTGGTTACAAGGGGCAGAACCCTGCCCCCCAACCGCAGCATTCCATTTTTTCCCGGTCTGAGTCCACGCAGCCGCTGCTGGACTCGGAGGAGCACCCAGACATTGTGCAGGAGGGATCCAGACAGGTCCAGTGTTCTCCCAGAGAGTCGTTATTTACTCATGGTGCAGAGAACCAGAACACTATTGAGTCTGATAATTGCAGGCTGCTGGGAATGGAACAGCATGACTTCTGTCCCCTCAAAGAGGAGGCTGAGCAGACCACAGAGTCAGACAGCCAGTCAGCTGATGCTGAGTCGGCCTCCCCATTGTCTAGCTATATGCCTCAGTTGGGTGGTTACAGACCTCAGTAA
- the il6st gene encoding interleukin-6 receptor subunit beta isoform X1 — translation MSSMLLQLFRLSFIASVLHAEHEKTSDLSVVQQTVMDTFHMEEYGSYLVIAPQSSVVEIGTNFTATCVITNTDEVTADDLYWNRSLSSVVPKEYYTKINVSALAVTIPITSRESEWLFCLANKKSAFVLLNKSKFMNGIWLKKRYPPKRATNISCVAEQKENEPSFPVLSCTWETVGHQTKDEQTTYTLMVEFPFPRLNRADCITGVFCKGIINRTETYTSSPTPHNKASVSFGSFPHHMNLDIWVVSQSSLGKIESEHLRQDAHYFVKTSAPSNVKVIVEQSFPTSLLVKWQHPIDQVYIKLTSQIRFCQDGSLDWRYVDVPNADTSVQTSFRLQDLQPGKDYVIQVRCKNVRRNRGYWSDWSDSVTEKTPEDRPTSKPDLWWKSENGEAQLICKEPKFSNGRITAYSIKLRYTKKEGEQEIIPVNGSGTQQSVDQKPVTLLKRISLADKPSVRVCVAAINSVGTSPEACLHIPAKPSGTQTVEGMNVSTLDGQMFVEWKQPNSAAVTEYVIEWMSNGKIDWQRERNSTNKTAIKGKLQPYVCYNVSVYPIQSGFIRKPARLEAYLKQGAPSEGPSTQSNPAYYSAELWWNPIPLDKRRGFITNYTIFYQKDHQLKNITVPGNITSYDLTNLSGNTKYDVWITASTIAGSGKGISHSFTTLKYAPEMVAGVVVGVSLGFLFFVLMTTLLCFYKKEVIKKNLWPQIPNPGESTIGNWSPDYPSKVETPKENCVTGVCVLNVGVCEVTPGFEEDKTSLSLKKDKYLSEEHSSGIFGSSCMSSPRQSVSDSDEGPDLADSTASTVQYSSVVASSGYKGQNPAPQPQHSIFSRSESTQPLLDSEEHPDIVQEGSRQVQCSPRESLFTHGAENQNTIESDNCRLLGMEQHDFCPLKEEAEQTTESDSQSADAESASPLSSYMPQLGGYRPQ, via the exons ACCCAAAGAATACTACACAAAGATCAATGTTTCAGCACTAGCTGTGACCATCCCCATCACCAGCAGAGAATCAGAGTGGCTTTTTTGTCTTGCCAACAAAAAGTCTGCCTTTGTGCtcctgaataaaagcaaattcaTGAATGGGATCTGGCTCAAAAAACGCT ATCCCCCAAAGAGAGCAACAAACATCTCCTGTGTAGCAGAGCAGAAGGAGAATGAACCGAGCTTCCCGGTTTTGAGTTGTACGTGGGAAACAGTCGGTCATCAAACCAAGGATGAACAAACAACGTACACACTGATGGTGGAATTTCC ATTTCCTCGCCTTAATCGTGCAGATTGCATCACGGGCGTCTTTTGCAAAGGCATAATCAACCG TACTGAAACATATACTTCATCTCCGACACCTCACAACAAGGCCTCTGTGTCTTTTGGAAGTTTCCCCCATCATATGAACCTGGATATTTGGGTGGTGTCCCAAAGTTCACTTGGAAAGATTGAGTCTGAGCATCTGAGACAGGATGCACATTACTTTG TGAAAACATCTGCTCCATCCAATGTGAAAGTCATCGTAGAACAGAGCTTTCCTACTTCGCTTCTCGTAAAGTGGCAACATCCTATTGATCAAGTATATATAAAACTGACGTCTCAAATCCGATTCTGCCAAGATGGATCCCTTGACTGGCGCTATGTGGAT GTACCTAATGCAGATACATCCGTCCAAACTTCCTTCAGACTGCAGGATCTTCAACCAGGCAAAGATTATGTCATTCAGGTGCGCTGCAAAAACGTTAGGCGGAACCGTGGCTACTGGAGCGACTGGAGTGACAGTGTTACTGAAAAAACACCAGAGGATC GACCTACAAGTAAACCAGATTTGTGGTGGAAGTCTGAGAACGGAGAAGCACAGCTCATTTGTAAG GAACCCAAATTTTCCAATGGAAGGATAACTGCTTACAGCATAAAATTGAGGTACACCAAAAAGGAAGGGGAGCAAGAGATTATCCCAGTTAACGGGTCTGGAACCCAGCAAAGCGTTGATCAAAAGCCGGTCACTTTGCTTAAAAGGATTTCCCTGGCTGACAAACCTTCCGTAAGAGTGTGCGTCGCTGCCATTAATTCTGTGGGGACATCTCCAGAGGCATGTTTGCACATCCCTGCAAAACCATCTG GGACACAAACAGTGGAAGGAATGAATGTGTCAACCCTGGATGGTCAGATGTTTGTGGAATGGAAACAGCCCAACAGCGCGGCTGTAACTGAATATGTGATCGAGTGGATGAGCAATGGAAAAATAGACTGGCAAAGGGAAAGAAACAGCACCAACAAAACAGCAATTAAAG GGAAGCTTCAGCCCTATGTTTGCTACAACGTGTCGGTGTATCCGATACAGTCAGGATTTATTAGGAAGCCAGCACGCTTAGAGGCCTATTTGAAGCAAGGAG CTCCTTCAGAGGGCCCTAGTACCCAGAGCAACCCAGCATATTATAGTGCAGAACTCTGGTGGAATCCCATTCCACTGGACAAGAGACGGGGCTTCATCACAAACTACACAATCTTCTACCAAAAGGACCATCAACTTA AAAACATAACTGTCCCAGGTAACATCACCTCCTACGATCTGACTAATCTGTCGGGCAACACCAAGTATGATGTGTGGATCACAGCTTCAACCATCGCAGGCTCAGGAAAAGGCATCAGTCACTCATTCACCACTCTGAAATATG CACCAGAAATGGTGGCAGGCGTTGTGGTTGGAGTGAGCCTGGGCTTTCTGTTCTTCGTTCTCATGACTACCCTGCTGTGCTTCTACAAAAAAGAGGT AATAAAGAAGAACCTCTGGCCACAGATTCCTAACCCTGGTGAGAGCACCATTGGAAACTGGTCTCCTGATTATCCTTCAAAG GTGGAGACCCCAAAGGAAAACTGTGTCACAGGTGTCTGTGTGCTTAATGTTGGTGTCTGTGAAGTAACGCCTGGCTTTGAAGAGGACAAGACCAGTCTGTCTCTGAAGAAGGACAAGTACCTGTCTGAGGAGCACAGCAGCGGTATTTTTGGCTCCTCATGCATGTCCTCGCCTCGCCAGAGTGTCTCTGACAGCGACGAGGGCCCTGACCTTGCTGACTCCACAGCCAGCACTGTTCAGTACTCCTCTGTTGTGGCTTCCAGTGGTTACAAGGGGCAGAACCCTGCCCCCCAACCGCAGCATTCCATTTTTTCCCGGTCTGAGTCCACGCAGCCGCTGCTGGACTCGGAGGAGCACCCAGACATTGTGCAGGAGGGATCCAGACAGGTCCAGTGTTCTCCCAGAGAGTCGTTATTTACTCATGGTGCAGAGAACCAGAACACTATTGAGTCTGATAATTGCAGGCTGCTGGGAATGGAACAGCATGACTTCTGTCCCCTCAAAGAGGAGGCTGAGCAGACCACAGAGTCAGACAGCCAGTCAGCTGATGCTGAGTCGGCCTCCCCATTGTCTAGCTATATGCCTCAGTTGGGTGGTTACAGACCTCAGTAA
- the il6st gene encoding interleukin-6 receptor subunit beta isoform X2: MSSMLLQLFRLSFIASVLHAEHEYGSYLVIAPQSSVVEIGTNFTATCVITNTDEVTADDLYWNRSLSSVVPKEYYTKINVSALAVTIPITSRESEWLFCLANKKSAFVLLNKSKFMNGIWLKKRYPPKRATNISCVAEQKENEPSFPVLSCTWETVGHQTKDEQTTYTLMVEFPFPRLNRADCITGVFCKGIINRTETYTSSPTPHNKASVSFGSFPHHMNLDIWVVSQSSLGKIESEHLRQDAHYFVKTSAPSNVKVIVEQSFPTSLLVKWQHPIDQVYIKLTSQIRFCQDGSLDWRYVDVPNADTSVQTSFRLQDLQPGKDYVIQVRCKNVRRNRGYWSDWSDSVTEKTPEDRPTSKPDLWWKSENGEAQLICKEPKFSNGRITAYSIKLRYTKKEGEQEIIPVNGSGTQQSVDQKPVTLLKRISLADKPSVRVCVAAINSVGTSPEACLHIPAKPSGTQTVEGMNVSTLDGQMFVEWKQPNSAAVTEYVIEWMSNGKIDWQRERNSTNKTAIKGKLQPYVCYNVSVYPIQSGFIRKPARLEAYLKQGAPSEGPSTQSNPAYYSAELWWNPIPLDKRRGFITNYTIFYQKDHQLKNITVPGNITSYDLTNLSGNTKYDVWITASTIAGSGKGISHSFTTLKYAPEMVAGVVVGVSLGFLFFVLMTTLLCFYKKEVIKKNLWPQIPNPGESTIGNWSPDYPSKVETPKENCVTGVCVLNVGVCEVTPGFEEDKTSLSLKKDKYLSEEHSSGIFGSSCMSSPRQSVSDSDEGPDLADSTASTVQYSSVVASSGYKGQNPAPQPQHSIFSRSESTQPLLDSEEHPDIVQEGSRQVQCSPRESLFTHGAENQNTIESDNCRLLGMEQHDFCPLKEEAEQTTESDSQSADAESASPLSSYMPQLGGYRPQ; the protein is encoded by the exons ACCCAAAGAATACTACACAAAGATCAATGTTTCAGCACTAGCTGTGACCATCCCCATCACCAGCAGAGAATCAGAGTGGCTTTTTTGTCTTGCCAACAAAAAGTCTGCCTTTGTGCtcctgaataaaagcaaattcaTGAATGGGATCTGGCTCAAAAAACGCT ATCCCCCAAAGAGAGCAACAAACATCTCCTGTGTAGCAGAGCAGAAGGAGAATGAACCGAGCTTCCCGGTTTTGAGTTGTACGTGGGAAACAGTCGGTCATCAAACCAAGGATGAACAAACAACGTACACACTGATGGTGGAATTTCC ATTTCCTCGCCTTAATCGTGCAGATTGCATCACGGGCGTCTTTTGCAAAGGCATAATCAACCG TACTGAAACATATACTTCATCTCCGACACCTCACAACAAGGCCTCTGTGTCTTTTGGAAGTTTCCCCCATCATATGAACCTGGATATTTGGGTGGTGTCCCAAAGTTCACTTGGAAAGATTGAGTCTGAGCATCTGAGACAGGATGCACATTACTTTG TGAAAACATCTGCTCCATCCAATGTGAAAGTCATCGTAGAACAGAGCTTTCCTACTTCGCTTCTCGTAAAGTGGCAACATCCTATTGATCAAGTATATATAAAACTGACGTCTCAAATCCGATTCTGCCAAGATGGATCCCTTGACTGGCGCTATGTGGAT GTACCTAATGCAGATACATCCGTCCAAACTTCCTTCAGACTGCAGGATCTTCAACCAGGCAAAGATTATGTCATTCAGGTGCGCTGCAAAAACGTTAGGCGGAACCGTGGCTACTGGAGCGACTGGAGTGACAGTGTTACTGAAAAAACACCAGAGGATC GACCTACAAGTAAACCAGATTTGTGGTGGAAGTCTGAGAACGGAGAAGCACAGCTCATTTGTAAG GAACCCAAATTTTCCAATGGAAGGATAACTGCTTACAGCATAAAATTGAGGTACACCAAAAAGGAAGGGGAGCAAGAGATTATCCCAGTTAACGGGTCTGGAACCCAGCAAAGCGTTGATCAAAAGCCGGTCACTTTGCTTAAAAGGATTTCCCTGGCTGACAAACCTTCCGTAAGAGTGTGCGTCGCTGCCATTAATTCTGTGGGGACATCTCCAGAGGCATGTTTGCACATCCCTGCAAAACCATCTG GGACACAAACAGTGGAAGGAATGAATGTGTCAACCCTGGATGGTCAGATGTTTGTGGAATGGAAACAGCCCAACAGCGCGGCTGTAACTGAATATGTGATCGAGTGGATGAGCAATGGAAAAATAGACTGGCAAAGGGAAAGAAACAGCACCAACAAAACAGCAATTAAAG GGAAGCTTCAGCCCTATGTTTGCTACAACGTGTCGGTGTATCCGATACAGTCAGGATTTATTAGGAAGCCAGCACGCTTAGAGGCCTATTTGAAGCAAGGAG CTCCTTCAGAGGGCCCTAGTACCCAGAGCAACCCAGCATATTATAGTGCAGAACTCTGGTGGAATCCCATTCCACTGGACAAGAGACGGGGCTTCATCACAAACTACACAATCTTCTACCAAAAGGACCATCAACTTA AAAACATAACTGTCCCAGGTAACATCACCTCCTACGATCTGACTAATCTGTCGGGCAACACCAAGTATGATGTGTGGATCACAGCTTCAACCATCGCAGGCTCAGGAAAAGGCATCAGTCACTCATTCACCACTCTGAAATATG CACCAGAAATGGTGGCAGGCGTTGTGGTTGGAGTGAGCCTGGGCTTTCTGTTCTTCGTTCTCATGACTACCCTGCTGTGCTTCTACAAAAAAGAGGT AATAAAGAAGAACCTCTGGCCACAGATTCCTAACCCTGGTGAGAGCACCATTGGAAACTGGTCTCCTGATTATCCTTCAAAG GTGGAGACCCCAAAGGAAAACTGTGTCACAGGTGTCTGTGTGCTTAATGTTGGTGTCTGTGAAGTAACGCCTGGCTTTGAAGAGGACAAGACCAGTCTGTCTCTGAAGAAGGACAAGTACCTGTCTGAGGAGCACAGCAGCGGTATTTTTGGCTCCTCATGCATGTCCTCGCCTCGCCAGAGTGTCTCTGACAGCGACGAGGGCCCTGACCTTGCTGACTCCACAGCCAGCACTGTTCAGTACTCCTCTGTTGTGGCTTCCAGTGGTTACAAGGGGCAGAACCCTGCCCCCCAACCGCAGCATTCCATTTTTTCCCGGTCTGAGTCCACGCAGCCGCTGCTGGACTCGGAGGAGCACCCAGACATTGTGCAGGAGGGATCCAGACAGGTCCAGTGTTCTCCCAGAGAGTCGTTATTTACTCATGGTGCAGAGAACCAGAACACTATTGAGTCTGATAATTGCAGGCTGCTGGGAATGGAACAGCATGACTTCTGTCCCCTCAAAGAGGAGGCTGAGCAGACCACAGAGTCAGACAGCCAGTCAGCTGATGCTGAGTCGGCCTCCCCATTGTCTAGCTATATGCCTCAGTTGGGTGGTTACAGACCTCAGTAA